From the genome of Magnetospirillum sp.:
TCGCTTTGCCGCACCGGCTTGGGACGCCGAAGCCGAGATCGCCGCGCGGCCGACCAAGCGCGCCGCTGGCGGCCGCAAATAATTTCTGATCAAGAAACAATTAATTGAAATCAATCTGTATTATCAATTCGGCAGCCACAGCGCATTGTCCGTTCATCGCAACACCCACTTCCAACGGAGATTTCCGATGAACGACACAGCCAATGCCGCCAACGCCGCCTATGCCGCCCTCCTGCTGCGCGTCAGCATGGGCGTCCTGTTTCTCGCCCATGCGGGCCTCAAGCTTTTCGTCTTCACGATGCCCGGTACGGTCGGCTTTTTCGAATCGATCGGCTATCCCGCCATCGTCGCCTATCTCGTCGTCGGCGGCGAATTGCTCGGCGGTGCCGCTTTGATCGCGGGCATCCAAGTGCGCCTCGTCTCAGCCGCCTTGATCCCGATCATGCTCGGCGCCCTGCTCGTGCATCTGCCCAATGGCTGGGTGTTCTCGGCAGCCAATGGCGGCTGGGAGTTCCCGGCGCTTTGGACGGTGCTGCTGGTCGTGCAGGCCTTGCTGGGTGCGGGTGCGTACGCCGTGCGCCTGCCCTTCCTGCCCGAGATCGGTGCGCCCAAGGCCGCCTGAAGCAAATCCGAACGCCACGAACGGCCGATGCGCGGAAACCCGCGCATCGGCTGTTTTCGTTTGTACACATCCGGTGCTAACGTCTCGCCCGTCACGACAAAAAAAGCGGGAGAGACTCCACCATGAAATTGCTGCGATACGGCAACCCGGGCCACGAAAAGCCCGGCATGCTCGATGCCAAAGGCCAGCTGCGCGATCTGTCGCAAGTCTGCCACGACATTGCTGGCGAAACCCTGTCGCCGGCCGGCCTTGCCCGGCTTGCCAAAATCGATCCCGCCAGCCTGCCGCTCGTGGCGGGCAATCCGCGCTTGGGCGCATGTGTGTCGGGGATCGGCAAATTCATCTGCATCGGCCTCAACTATGCCGACCATGCGGCAGAATCGGGCCTGACCGTACCGCCGGAGCCGGTGCTGTTCCTCAAAGCCACGAGTGCGGTATGCGGCCCCAACGACGCCGTGATCATTCCGCGTGGTTCGATCAAGACCGATTGGGAAGTCGAGCTCGGCGTGGTGATCGGTACGGCCGGCAAATACATCGACGAAGCCAAAGCGCTCGACCATGTCGCGGGCTATTGCGTGATCAACGACGTGTCGGAGCGCGAGTTCCAGATCGAGCGCGCGGGCCAATGGGACAAGGGCAAAGGCTGCGACACGTTCGGCCCCACGGGCCCGTGGCTCGTGACCAAGGATGAAATCCCCGACCCGCAAGCGCTCGGCATGTGGCTCGACGTGGACGGCAAGCGCTACCAGAACGGCAGCACCAAGACGATGGTCTACGGCGTTGCGTTCCTGGTCGCGTATCTGTCGAAATTCTTCACGCTCCATCCGGGCGACGTGATCTCGACAGGCACGCCGCCGGGCGTGGGCATGGGCCAGAAGCCGCAAGTCTATCTGAAGGCGGGCCAGACGATGAAACTCGGCATCGACGGGCTCGGCACGCAGACCCAGCTGACGATCGCCGACATTTAAACGCGATCAGCGGCGATTGGCGGGCGCTTCCAAGATCACGAGTTCGTCGGGGCGCGTGAAATTGAGAAGTGCCCGCGTCTGCTCGTCGAGCATGTCGGGGTCGAGCGAGTCCGAACGCATCAGCGCCACGCGTTTTTCGAGGGCGACGCGCTCGGCGCGCACGTCGTCGAGATGCGCGCGCGCGATCTCGACCTGCTCGGCCAAACGCACATAGGCGTAGATGCCCCGCTCGCCTTCGAAGCTGTGATAGGCGAAATACCCGACCACGCAGAACCCCAAAACGGGGCCCACGGCGGCTTGCAGGCTTCGCATGAGGGCGGGCACAAATCGCATCGCGACTCGCAGCGAATCATGCAGCGACTCGACGCGTCAACCGTTTATTAAGGAGCGCTCGCCAAGCGATTCAGAAGATTCGGGTTTTTCGTTTAGCCCGGAAGTGCCGTGCCCGTGCGGCGCGCCAAAAATTGGCGAAATAGCACAGGCGCCGCAAGCACCGCTCCCAGTGCGGCACCCGACGCCGAGCCCGCGATGATGGGCAAGGCAGCGAGGCCGAGCAGCACCCGCTCCCATTTGGCGAGCGGTGCGAGCATCCAGCCCGCGAACGACGCCGACAGCAACGTGACGCTCGCCAGGCATGTCGACGACGCCATCAGGAACTTGAGCCACGTGAAATCCGGCACCATGACCAGGATCGAAGGCGAGAACACGAACACGAACGGCACCATGATTTTGCCGAGTGCGAGCCGGAAGGCCGTGTTGCCGGTGCGGAACGGATCGGCCCCCGCCATGCTCGCGCCTGCATAGGCGGCGATCGCCACCGGCGGCGTGATGTCGGCCAGAACGCCGTAGTAGAAAACGAAGAAGTGGGCGACGAGCGGTGTCACACCCAGCATGCCCAGGGCCGGAGTGGCGACCGTGACCATGATGATGTAGGTCGCCGTCGTCGGCACGCCGCAGCCCAGCATGATGCACACGACCGCCGTCAGCAGCAGCGTGAAGAACAGCGTGGCGGCCTTCACCTCGACGAGGGCAATGGGCAAGATGTCGACGAGTGCGCGCGCCCATTGCTCGGCCAACGACGTGACGATCCACGAGA
Proteins encoded in this window:
- a CDS encoding DoxX family protein; translation: MNDTANAANAAYAALLLRVSMGVLFLAHAGLKLFVFTMPGTVGFFESIGYPAIVAYLVVGGELLGGAALIAGIQVRLVSAALIPIMLGALLVHLPNGWVFSAANGGWEFPALWTVLLVVQALLGAGAYAVRLPFLPEIGAPKAA
- a CDS encoding ureidoglycolate lyase produces the protein MKLLRYGNPGHEKPGMLDAKGQLRDLSQVCHDIAGETLSPAGLARLAKIDPASLPLVAGNPRLGACVSGIGKFICIGLNYADHAAESGLTVPPEPVLFLKATSAVCGPNDAVIIPRGSIKTDWEVELGVVIGTAGKYIDEAKALDHVAGYCVINDVSEREFQIERAGQWDKGKGCDTFGPTGPWLVTKDEIPDPQALGMWLDVDGKRYQNGSTKTMVYGVAFLVAYLSKFFTLHPGDVISTGTPPGVGMGQKPQVYLKAGQTMKLGIDGLGTQTQLTIADI
- a CDS encoding septum formation initiator family protein, encoding MRFVPALMRSLQAAVGPVLGFCVVGYFAYHSFEGERGIYAYVRLAEQVEIARAHLDDVRAERVALEKRVALMRSDSLDPDMLDEQTRALLNFTRPDELVILEAPANRR